A stretch of the Terriglobales bacterium genome encodes the following:
- a CDS encoding response regulator, whose product MNPATAPQKLPVLLIEDEAAVMSFVKAALERAGYSIVTAASGVEALPLLEDGDFLGVVSDMRTPGGVDGADVHAWLASNRPNLVSKLIFITGDIVNEETAQTLAKTGAPCVEKPFRIQQLLEVVKKVMGSPR is encoded by the coding sequence ATGAACCCTGCAACGGCGCCGCAAAAACTGCCTGTCCTGCTGATCGAGGACGAAGCGGCTGTCATGTCGTTTGTGAAAGCGGCATTGGAGCGTGCTGGCTACAGCATTGTCACCGCAGCTTCCGGCGTCGAGGCACTCCCACTACTCGAGGACGGAGACTTTCTCGGGGTGGTTAGTGACATGCGTACACCGGGCGGCGTGGACGGAGCGGATGTCCATGCTTGGCTTGCAAGCAACCGGCCCAACCTGGTGTCGAAGCTCATCTTTATTACTGGGGACATCGTCAACGAGGAAACGGCGCAAACGCTGGCAAAGACCGGCGCACCCTGCGTGGAGAAGCCGTTCCGTATTCAACAACTCTTGGAAGTCGTAAAAAAGGTAATGGGGAGTCCGCGATGA